TAAGGAGGGCCGATTGTATTTAAGCAATCGGCCCTCAGACACTTGATTATGAGACGAATAGTCAAATACACAATTTTATCGATTACATATCTCCTGGTTATTCCGGCCGGTTGGTCGGCAAAGCTGCTTTATGTGCTCTTTAAGAGCCAGATGCTTTTTCATTTCTTCGCTGAATCTTTCAGTATGATTCCCGGTTATCCGGGACAGGCTGTCCGTGTCTGTTTCTATTACCAGACTTTGGAGCAGGCTCACCTGGATATGGTCGTGGCGTTTTTCGCAAGGTTCACCAAGATGCAGACCCGCGTGGGACACAATGTCACCATCGCCGGCCATGCCACGGTCGGTTGTGCCGATATCGGGGATAGAGCCGTAATCGGGAACAATGTCAACGTTCTTTCCGGTCGCCATCAGCATAATTTCTCCGATCCCGATACCAACGTCATGGACGGCAGCAGTTCATTTTATCGAGTCAGCATTGGCGCCGATTCGTTCATCGGTGATAAGAGTGTGGTCATGGCCGACATCGGAGAAAAGACCATCATTGGCGCCGGCTCAATTGTCGTTAAGCCTATTCCTGATTTATGCGTAGCGGTAGGTAATCCCGCTCAGGTTATCAAGCATCGCACCGTTACGTCTGAAGTTACCAGCACTACGATCTAAATCCCCATTTTTCATTAAATTGACTTATGATATATGCAACCTGTTGCGCAAATTTGTGCAATGATTAAACAGGTATGTTGCAGGTGATTTTCCTCCTGATTGTGACATTTGTTGACACATAATGACTTACGCGTTCTGGTCTGTTTATTGCTACATTAAAGGTGGGTTGTAGTATGGTATTACTACGGACCAATGATGTTTGGATATTAACTACGGAATGGAAGGCTAACCAAGGATTGCTATGAGAACGATTCGTATTTCATTATTCGCTGTCGCCGCACTGGCGATATTGGCGCTTTCAGCCAGCGCCGGAGTGTATGTTTACAATCCTGATCCAGTTGATTTAAACGGGCTTGACCACCATGAGTATTACCAGTGGGGTCTTAGTTGGGATCAGACCGATGAAACGGTGTACGATGTCGTTCTCACTTTTGACAACATCCGCAACTGGCAGCTCGAAGACAACCGGTTGTTCATCCATTTGCTCGATGAAGTCCCCCTTGGTCTCAACATTGGCTGGGACAACGAAGATGGTTTGATTGACTATTTCGAAGGTCAGGGCGTGCTGATCGATGCCTGGCAGGATACTCTCAGCACCGGCTGGGATTCTCCCGGGCAGACACTTACCTACAGCCTTCGTGATCTCGGTCTACTTGATATTTTCCTGGAGTATGCCTCCAGCGGTACTTATGGTTTCGCCTTCGATCCCGACTGCCATTTCTTCAACGACGGTGTTAGTGTCACTATCATCACAGATGTTCCCGAGCCGGTAACGATCGCTCTGTTCTCTCTCGGTTTAGTCGGTGTCGGTTATGGTGTCCATCGTCGTCGTTCCAAAAGCTGATAACTCTCTTCAGTCATAGCATTCTTGGAGACCGGCTCCCCATAAAGGAGCCGGTTCTCTTTATGGTATGACAGAAATTCCTGATATTACTTGACTTTGTTCCTATTTCGCCGGTTTCTGTAAGTTTGATCATAATCGTTTACTTGAACACAGGAGTTTGTTATGGCCACGGCCGAATCGGGCGATAAAGTAAAAGTTCATTATTCAGGAAAGCTGCAGGATGGAACGATCTTCGACAGTTCCGTCGACCGTGAGCCTCTGGAATTCATGTTGGGACAGGGACAGGTGATCCCGGGTTTCGATCAGGGCATCATGGGGATGGCGTCCGGTGAAAAGAAGGAACTCTCAATACCGGCGGATCAGGCTTATGGCCCGCGTCGTGATGAACTGATCGCACAAGTGAATCGCTCTGTTTTCCCGAACGAAATCGAGCCGGAAATCGGTAAGGTATTACAGATGGAGACCAAAGAAGGCCAGACGATCAACGTTCAGGTGACGGCTATCGAAGGCGACAACGTTACCCTTGATGCCAACCACCCCCTGGCCGGTAAAGACCTGTTTTTTGAAATAGAACTGGTTGAAATTACCAAGCCATAACCGTAACTCGGTTTTGATTCTCTCGCCGTCTTACAGGTGATGGAGTTGAAATCGCATTCTTATATTATCATCGTTGCCTTGACCGTATGTCTTGGTCTTGGTGGATCGGTTGCCGCTCAAATGCGGCTCCCGATTGATCCGGGACTGAAATCAGGTCCGTCAATGCTGAGTGTCAGCCCGGCATATTGTCTGGCCGCACACCGGGTAGGCAAAATCGAACTGGCCGTGGCCAACAACGGAACCTTCGGTGTCGAATACCATCACGGTTCCAAAGTTGATTGCTTCACCGGGCAGGAGATAGCAGCTTCCTGCCAGTATCCCAAGAACTCCAATGTTGTCTATTTATTCGGCGGAGCGTTCTGGATTGGCGCCGTGGTAGGCCGGGATACCCTCGTATCGGTCGGCGCCGATGGTTGGCAACTCGCTTACGAGATGTATCCCGACGAGGCACCGTTCGGCGAGATGATATATCGCTCCATCAAAGATCCGGAGTCGCCTCGCTATGTCGATGCCGTTTCCGAAGAAGATTATATCGCCGTATATACCGATACCCTGACCGATGGTGTTCCCGCGGATTTTTTCGGTCGTCCCCATCAACCGCTCTATGTTGAAGTAACGCAGTCCTCTTATGCCTGGAGTTACTCTTACGCTGAGGATTTTGTTCTGTTCGATTATAAGATCAGGAACATCGGCGTAGAGCGATTGCGGGAAGTCTATATGGGAGTTTATGTCGATTGCATGGTGTGTTATGACTGCATGGGAACCAGCAGCGGTTACACCGACGACCATAGTGGTTTTCTGCATACCTATCCAGCCAAGCGGGGCACCTGTGAGTATCTTGATACGGTCTCGATTGCCTGGATTGCCGACAACGACGGTGATCTCACGCGTGTTTTCGACGACGGCAGCATGCATCCCTGTCCCAATGTAACCGCTACCCGTATCGTACGCACACCGGCCGAGTCGCTCGATGTCAGTTTCAATTGGTGGATAGGTAACGGCAACGCCGCGCTCGATTTCGGCCCGCGTGAGAGGGCGGGAGTAGGGCGACGTAAAGATGCCTGGCGTGATTTCCGGACGGGCGGACTAGGCACTCCTGAAGGGGACGGCAACAAATACTATCAACTCAGCAATCGTGAGTTCGACTACAACCAGGTTTTTACGGCTTCGATTCAGCCGAACGATACCTTATGGATGTACCCCGATCAGGATCAGGCGGCTGATTTCGCGGACGGTTACGATGCCCGCTATTTGCTTTCGTTCGGACCGTTCGAGATCGAACCGGGGCAGACTCTGCCGATTTCTTTCGCTTACGTCGCCGGAGAGAATCTTCACACTATACCCGACAATGCCGAACGTTTCCTGCCGCAAGCCCCCGAGAGCTATTTAGCCAATCTGGATTTCAGTGATCTGGCTACAAACGCTCAGTGGGCTTCCTGGATTTACGACAATCCGGGGGTCGATAGCGATGGTGACGGAGACAGCGGCAGTCTCCGCATTTGTTGCGACAGCTCCTTAGGAGAAGGGCCGGTCTGTGATACCTTCTGGTATGAAGGAGACGGAATCCCTGATTTCCGCGGAGCCGCGCCGCCGCCTGCGCCTAAGTTCTGGGTGGAACGCCCCGAGGCAGGCGTGTTGCGGGTTCGATTCAACGGTTTCAATTCAGAGACCACGCGCGATGTTTTCTCAGGGGAGATGGATTTCGAAGGATATCGCATCTACATGGCGCGTGACGTGCGGGCGACGTCGTACTCGGTTGTGGCTTCCTATGATCGTGAGGATTACAATAAGTTCGTTTACGTTGCCTCTGAAAATGCTTATCAGCTCCTCGAACACCCCTTCACCATCGATGAACTCCGTTGTTTGTATGGGGAGTCCTGTTACGACAGCACGTTTGACCCGTTGTCCTATCGTATTTCTCGTCCATACGTGCACCCTAATTTCCCGGAGTCACTTTTCTATTTCACGCCGCAGGATTACAATGTCTCGGAACCGGGAATAACAACGGATATTGTGAAGGTCTATGCTAAGATCGATGAGCCCACCGTAGACAATCCGGCTCAAGCAGACTCCAATGAGTTGACCGATGACGGCTACTTTAAATACTATGAGTACGAATTCTATATCCGTGATTACCTGCCGACTGTCCCGTATCTGATCAATGTTACAGCTTTCGATTATGGCTCACCCGAGTCGGGATTGGCATCGCTGGAGACTTCGGTGACGGACGGCGCTGTTTCGGTTATGCCCTATGCTTCTTACGATTCGGTAGTATCACAGGGACTTGAAGTGTACGTTTATCCCAACCCGTACCGGTCCGATGGAGACTATCGCAGCCGTGGCTTCGAGGGTCGAGTCGCAACCGATCGCCCTTCCGATCGCACACGCGAAATCCACTTCGCAAATTTACCTCCCCGCTGTACGATCAGAATTTTCTCGCTGGACGGCGATCTGGTTCGTCAGATAGACCATGATGTTTCTGTCGGAGAGGGACACGATACTCACGCTGTGTGGAACCTGATTACCCGTAACACGCAGTTGGCCGTCTCCGGTCTTTACTATTGGACTGTGGAGGCGGAGAACGGGGAGACTCAGATCGGCAAGCTCGTGCTGATTATGTGAGCCGTGACTACGGTCTTTACTTCATCGCAGATTTGAGGGGCATCCAATCGGTTTTGTTTTATCTTCATTTCGGTTCAATCAAAAAAAAGGCCGTCCCCGGGGATCGGCCTTTGCTTTCTACGATGTTTTTACATTCAAGCGACGGGTACGTTATTGACGGCATCAGTGACTTTTAGACGAAAAGGCTCATTCATCGATTCGTAAGCATCGGGTCCATCTTCGTCGACTTGAAACCGATTGATCATTTCCATGAAGATCGCTGAGTTGGTTTTCAACAGATCGGCAATATGGGTCAGGCTGGCCAGAGCTGTTTCGATCTCACTGGTCGTATCGGCTGTTCCTGATACCGTCCGAGCGATTCCATCAGCACCACTGGATGTCTCCGCTACGAAACGGGCGACTTCTATTGTACCGTTGGACAACTCCTTAACGCTGGTCGATACCGATTCAGCGCTAACGGCAGAACTAGCGATGGCTTCGGATATCTCTTTCACGGCCTCCGATTGCTGATCGATTGCCATGGCTACTTCCGCCGATATTGATCTGATGTCATTGGTAACTTCCAGGATAGCCGCGATGGCGCTTACCACATGAGCAGTGTCCTGTTGCATCGTACTGACTTGTTCGGTAATCTCAGCGGTGGCCTTGGCTGTCTGTTTGGCCAGTTCTTTAACCTCATTTGCAACAACCGCAAAACCGCGACCGGCTTCACCGGCCGAGGCCGCTTCGATGGCAGCATTAAGAGCCAGGAGGTTGGTCTGGTCGGCTATGTCAGTGATTGAACTGACGATTTGTCCCACTTTCATGGCATTGGCCGCCAATGCGTCCATTTTATCTTTGGCCGCTCGGGCAGTGGTATCCGCCGATTCGGCGATCAAAGCGGTTTGTTCCGAGCCACTGGTAACGCCGCTGAAGTTTTCATGCATTTGAATGATTGCCGATGAAACGCTGCCGACTGAATGAGACATTTCTTCAGCAGCATCAGACATAGTCTTGATGTTCGTTGACATCTCTTCGACCGCTGCCGCCACCGTACTCATGTTGTTGCTTATTTGTTCTGAGCTTTGTGCAGACAATAAAATGTCATTACTGACTTTATGAGACCCCTTCATGATTTCGGCTGCAGCGTCATCGATCTTGGTTGAAATCTCGACCAGGCTCCGCGTATCATGTTTGATGGCACGGATGACACGGCTCGTCGTTTCCAGAGCCTGCTGAAAACCATGAGCAAGTATGTCATTCTTGCTGCGCGGGATGACCTTGATTGTCAGGTCATTATTCGATATTCTATCCGCCAATTCCGAGAGATGTTGATAATAAGCGATTACTCGGCGGAACGATTCGGCCAAATCGCCGATTTCGTCGTTTGATTTGATATCAATATCTCGGTTAATATCACCGACCGCGATGCGTTGGGCTGCTTCGGCCATTTGTTTTAACGGATCGGCGACTCTTCGTCCCACGAACCAGGTAAGCCCTATCAGTCCGGCGACAACCAGGAAGGCCAGAATCGTATCGTATACCATCCGTGCCGTCACCACATTCGTAAAACTCTCCTTGGAAAAGGCCAGGGCTACCGTACCCAGACGTTCATGGGACGGACTGAAAATAGGCGCCCATACCTCATAAGAACCGTCAAGGTTATACCCGGTTAGAACTGGTCGTGAGGGAGGGAGCGACACCGGTGATTCTCTTGTGTTCATGGCCGCCATAAGATCGTTGTCTCGGTTGTAAACCCACATGTTTGAGATCATCTGGCCTTTTTCATCGTCGGTAGCTTGTGCCACCATGTCTACGATAGCCCGGCTGCCATTGTCAGGTTCAGATGATAATGCCGAAGCAAGTTGTTGGGCCAGTAACTCCGCCATGAAATGGGATTCAGTTGTCATCATCTGAGTCCCCAGATACAGTCCCTGCCAGGGACCATAGATAGTTACAAGCAGAGTAATCACGACTCCGGGTGTCAGCACCAACGCCAGGAGTTTTGTCTTGATAGAAATTCTTGTCATTTCACCGCCCCAGTTTTCGTTCAGGCGCCACGACCATGTGCGATCACGGCTCCTCTGAACTAAATTTCGGACGAATCAGACTATTTCTTTAGAGGTCAGCCTTGTCGGGAAAGAGGAGAAACTCTCTTATGAAGAGGTTTGTAAGAAAACCTCTTCGCCGTCTGAGCGAGTCCCTATATCGGGGGAGACGAACTTTAACCTGAAGCGGCAGATAGACATATCTACGATTACAAAATGTCCGTACTGCCGTTGATCAGGGTGTCCGTTTATGGTACGCTTAAGGGGGATATCTTAGTCGAAATCAACCAGGCGGTCTTTTTCCCATTCATCCCCAATAATTCCGGAGGCAATAGCGTCGGCTTCGCGAACTCGGCGGGCGTCGACAAAAAACGACCAGCCCCCGCCTATCGGGGCATAAGAACTCGGGCCAAGTTGACCGGTGACACCAAAATGGCCGGTTCCTGATCTCATTACAACCGGTATGCCGGCACTCTCGATAGCTTCCTTGACCATTTCGGCTGTTGAGGCTGAGTTTATACGAGCCAACTGGACCCATTCAATGTCCTCATCCTCTTCGTCTTGTGCCGGGAGTGCATCAACCAGCTTGACGCAACAATCGGGACACTCGGTTATGCCCGGTTCATATTCATACCCACATTTTGGACAAAACGGCATAATTGCCTCCATGAGTATTAAATTTCTTTCGAAAATCTAACTGTATGTACTCATTTATCCAAGTTTAATTCACCTCAGGATAACTATTCACGATTAAAAACAGGCGGGGGGCTGTCTGCAATTAGTCCATACCCCGATAAGGACTGCCGGGTAATCAGACATTTC
This is a stretch of genomic DNA from Candidatus Zixiibacteriota bacterium. It encodes these proteins:
- a CDS encoding acyltransferase, with product MRRIVKYTILSITYLLVIPAGWSAKLLYVLFKSQMLFHFFAESFSMIPGYPGQAVRVCFYYQTLEQAHLDMVVAFFARFTKMQTRVGHNVTIAGHATVGCADIGDRAVIGNNVNVLSGRHQHNFSDPDTNVMDGSSSFYRVSIGADSFIGDKSVVMADIGEKTIIGAGSIVVKPIPDLCVAVGNPAQVIKHRTVTSEVTSTTI
- a CDS encoding PEP-CTERM sorting domain-containing protein (PEP-CTERM proteins occur, often in large numbers, in the proteomes of bacteria that also encode an exosortase, a predicted intramembrane cysteine proteinase. The presence of a PEP-CTERM domain at a protein's C-terminus predicts cleavage within the sorting domain, followed by covalent anchoring to some some component of the (usually Gram-negative) cell surface. Many PEP-CTERM proteins exhibit an unusual sequence composition that includes large numbers of potential glycosylation sites. Expression of one such protein has been shown restore the ability of a bacterium to form floc, a type of biofilm.) is translated as MRTIRISLFAVAALAILALSASAGVYVYNPDPVDLNGLDHHEYYQWGLSWDQTDETVYDVVLTFDNIRNWQLEDNRLFIHLLDEVPLGLNIGWDNEDGLIDYFEGQGVLIDAWQDTLSTGWDSPGQTLTYSLRDLGLLDIFLEYASSGTYGFAFDPDCHFFNDGVSVTIITDVPEPVTIALFSLGLVGVGYGVHRRRSKS
- a CDS encoding peptidylprolyl isomerase, with amino-acid sequence MATAESGDKVKVHYSGKLQDGTIFDSSVDREPLEFMLGQGQVIPGFDQGIMGMASGEKKELSIPADQAYGPRRDELIAQVNRSVFPNEIEPEIGKVLQMETKEGQTINVQVTAIEGDNVTLDANHPLAGKDLFFEIELVEITKP
- a CDS encoding methyl-accepting chemotaxis protein, whose product is MTRISIKTKLLALVLTPGVVITLLVTIYGPWQGLYLGTQMMTTESHFMAELLAQQLASALSSEPDNGSRAIVDMVAQATDDEKGQMISNMWVYNRDNDLMAAMNTRESPVSLPPSRPVLTGYNLDGSYEVWAPIFSPSHERLGTVALAFSKESFTNVVTARMVYDTILAFLVVAGLIGLTWFVGRRVADPLKQMAEAAQRIAVGDINRDIDIKSNDEIGDLAESFRRVIAYYQHLSELADRISNNDLTIKVIPRSKNDILAHGFQQALETTSRVIRAIKHDTRSLVEISTKIDDAAAEIMKGSHKVSNDILLSAQSSEQISNNMSTVAAAVEEMSTNIKTMSDAAEEMSHSVGSVSSAIIQMHENFSGVTSGSEQTALIAESADTTARAAKDKMDALAANAMKVGQIVSSITDIADQTNLLALNAAIEAASAGEAGRGFAVVANEVKELAKQTAKATAEITEQVSTMQQDTAHVVSAIAAILEVTNDIRSISAEVAMAIDQQSEAVKEISEAIASSAVSAESVSTSVKELSNGTIEVARFVAETSSGADGIARTVSGTADTTSEIETALASLTHIADLLKTNSAIFMEMINRFQVDEDGPDAYESMNEPFRLKVTDAVNNVPVA